A genomic region of Alicyclobacillus sp. SO9 contains the following coding sequences:
- a CDS encoding LacI family DNA-binding transcriptional regulator — MTTIKDVARMANVSASTVSRVLADSPRISAATKRRVREVLEHLDYHPNTLARGLVTNTTSAIGVLMPYGGNEFFENPFFAQMMSGVSEVANENGYDIVLFTSGPDTDTIDRVIRGRRVDGIFLLSSKQDDPVLKLVEQQKFPAVLLGRAPDGISVSTVNNDNVSAAYKATEHLIRLGHKRIGFLGGASDLVVTLDRVTGYRNALRDYQLEPDAQLEVSSFFLEQGGYLGMMRLLASSDRPTAVLASDDVLAFGAMRASAELGYHLPSELAIVGFNDIRMAEIANPSLTSVRVHMHELGSAAANMLLEHIKNSDLEPQHKTIRTELVVRNSCGASYLNTSSPLP; from the coding sequence ATGACTACAATCAAAGACGTTGCGCGTATGGCCAATGTGTCTGCGTCAACTGTATCGAGGGTGCTGGCTGACTCACCGCGTATATCAGCAGCGACAAAGCGGCGGGTCCGCGAGGTATTGGAACATCTAGACTACCATCCCAACACCCTTGCTCGGGGCTTGGTGACAAATACAACCTCCGCCATTGGCGTTCTGATGCCGTACGGAGGCAATGAGTTTTTTGAGAATCCATTCTTTGCACAAATGATGAGCGGTGTCAGTGAAGTTGCGAATGAGAATGGCTATGACATTGTGCTTTTCACCTCAGGGCCAGATACAGATACAATCGACAGGGTTATTCGCGGCCGCCGCGTTGACGGCATCTTTCTGCTCAGCAGCAAACAAGATGACCCTGTGCTGAAGTTGGTTGAGCAGCAGAAGTTTCCGGCGGTGTTGCTTGGCAGAGCGCCCGACGGAATTTCCGTTTCTACCGTGAACAATGACAACGTATCAGCGGCCTACAAAGCAACGGAGCATTTAATCCGGCTTGGGCATAAACGCATTGGCTTCCTCGGGGGTGCCTCTGATTTGGTGGTCACGTTGGACAGAGTCACAGGTTACCGGAACGCATTACGCGACTATCAGCTAGAACCTGATGCGCAATTGGAGGTTTCCAGCTTTTTTCTCGAGCAGGGCGGCTATCTGGGTATGATGCGGCTTTTGGCTTCGTCTGATCGTCCTACAGCGGTCCTGGCTTCGGACGACGTACTGGCTTTTGGCGCAATGCGTGCATCTGCCGAGTTGGGCTACCACTTGCCGTCAGAGTTGGCGATTGTCGGATTTAACGACATTCGCATGGCTGAAATCGCTAATCCGTCTTTGACCAGTGTGAGAGTTCACATGCACGAGTTGGGTTCGGCCGCCGCAAATATGCTGTTGGAGCACATCAAGAACTCTGATTTGGAGCCTCAACACAAAACCATCCGAACGGAATTGGTTGTTCGCAACTCGTGCGGTGCTTCCTATCTCAATACGTCGTCACCGCTGCCTTAA
- a CDS encoding MarR family winged helix-turn-helix transcriptional regulator: MAQSDSLPDRFDTALFTTMQHIGPQLVQEMDLELTPGQVFMLHFIREQPNCSASALSDKMEVNPSAVTVMLDRLEHHGFVLRQRSKKDRRMIVIQLTETGRKALSHVMDIRRIILAYCFNKLNPKEPELLVELLEHVAKISSGLNLKEFIASCSPPDMEKRKEKANPSHSES; encoded by the coding sequence TTGGCGCAGTCAGACAGTCTGCCGGACCGATTCGACACTGCTCTCTTCACGACAATGCAACACATTGGGCCGCAGTTGGTTCAGGAGATGGATTTGGAACTCACACCTGGTCAAGTGTTCATGCTGCACTTTATCCGGGAACAGCCGAACTGCAGCGCCTCAGCCTTGTCGGACAAAATGGAGGTCAATCCAAGCGCGGTGACAGTCATGCTCGATAGACTGGAGCATCACGGGTTTGTCCTGCGGCAAAGAAGCAAAAAAGACCGACGAATGATAGTCATTCAACTTACGGAGACTGGGAGAAAGGCACTTTCGCACGTGATGGACATACGCCGCATTATCCTGGCCTATTGCTTTAACAAACTGAATCCCAAGGAGCCGGAGTTACTGGTAGAGTTACTCGAACATGTGGCCAAAATTTCTTCCGGTTTAAACTTGAAAGAATTTATCGCCTCTTGCAGCCCACCGGATATGGAAAAGCGGAAAGAAAAGGCGAACCCGAGTCATTCGGAATCGTAA
- the aroF gene encoding 3-deoxy-7-phosphoheptulonate synthase has translation MIIVMKPTASREQVDAVVKKIESLDLKGHVVEGEDNVVIGVIGQTERLNETQVEAWPGVIRTARVKHPFKRASRDFHPESSVVSVGDVEIGNGKPVVMAGPCSVESREQILESAHAVKAAGAHVLRGGAFKPRSSPYSFQGLGEEGLKLLAEAREETGLKIISEVMDPVNLPMVAEYVDILQIGARNMQNFHLLKELGKLRKPVLLKRGMSATIEEWLMSAEYILSGGNDNVILCERGIRTFETYTRNTLDLNAVPVVKELSHLPIIVDPSHGIGIARHVTPMSKAAIAAGADGLIIEIHPHPEEAVSDGKQSLTPEVFADLMHQIGVQEPVSASRR, from the coding sequence GTGATTATTGTCATGAAGCCAACCGCCAGTCGGGAACAAGTGGATGCTGTGGTTAAAAAGATTGAGTCACTTGATTTGAAGGGCCATGTCGTGGAGGGCGAGGATAATGTGGTTATCGGTGTGATTGGGCAGACAGAGCGCTTGAATGAAACACAGGTTGAAGCTTGGCCCGGTGTGATTCGAACAGCCAGGGTTAAGCACCCCTTCAAGCGGGCCAGCAGAGATTTTCATCCAGAATCATCGGTGGTATCTGTGGGAGACGTAGAGATTGGTAACGGCAAACCCGTGGTCATGGCAGGGCCGTGTTCTGTGGAGAGCCGCGAACAAATTCTCGAGTCCGCGCACGCAGTAAAAGCAGCGGGAGCACATGTTCTTAGAGGCGGCGCATTCAAACCGCGCAGTTCACCGTATTCCTTCCAGGGCCTTGGTGAAGAAGGATTAAAGCTGTTGGCGGAGGCGCGAGAAGAAACTGGATTGAAAATCATTTCGGAGGTCATGGATCCCGTTAATCTCCCGATGGTAGCCGAATACGTCGACATTCTCCAAATCGGCGCTCGCAACATGCAGAATTTTCATTTGCTTAAGGAACTGGGTAAGCTTAGGAAGCCTGTATTACTCAAACGCGGGATGTCTGCCACCATAGAGGAGTGGTTGATGTCAGCGGAGTACATCCTGTCCGGCGGCAATGACAATGTCATCTTGTGTGAAAGAGGCATTCGCACATTCGAGACTTACACCCGCAATACTCTCGACTTAAACGCTGTACCTGTAGTCAAGGAACTGAGTCATTTGCCAATCATTGTCGATCCCAGTCACGGCATAGGCATTGCTCGCCACGTTACGCCGATGTCAAAAGCAGCCATAGCTGCCGGAGCAGACGGATTGATTATCGAAATTCATCCTCATCCGGAGGAAGCCGTTTCGGACGGGAAGCAGTCTCTTACTCCGGAAGTATTCGCAGACCTGATGCATCAAATTGGCGTGCAGGAACCTGTGTCTGCGTCGCGGAGGTGA
- a CDS encoding sugar ABC transporter permease, with protein MGNPIATAMPKRKKAEDQHIMAPGERTLLWSSRLIIWVVILVMLIPMWFVVEASFNPSNAYFSVSLFPSNPSFENYKKLFADSGFLIWVRNSLFVGLATGIGQLVFTASAAFAFSKLRFWGRKYGLMTLLILQMFPNFLAIAAIYAGLAKLNLIDNLAAYIFVLLGSSAFNIWLLKGYFDSIPKELDEAAIIDGANTWQRFVRIMLPLAKPMMTVIFLFTLMGSFSEYMIAGTVLQSPHNYTLGVGMYGMISQKFAKSWGEFAAAALLSAVPLTVIFGLLQRYVASGLVAGSVKG; from the coding sequence GTGGGCAATCCAATTGCAACAGCAATGCCAAAGAGGAAAAAGGCAGAGGATCAACATATTATGGCTCCTGGTGAGCGTACTCTCCTGTGGTCTTCCCGCTTGATTATCTGGGTTGTGATTCTTGTCATGTTAATACCGATGTGGTTTGTAGTGGAAGCATCGTTTAACCCGTCCAACGCATACTTCTCTGTTTCCCTGTTTCCCTCGAATCCATCGTTCGAAAATTACAAGAAACTGTTTGCCGACAGTGGGTTTCTGATTTGGGTACGAAACAGTCTCTTCGTTGGACTGGCTACTGGAATTGGCCAGTTGGTGTTTACGGCATCAGCTGCGTTTGCATTTTCAAAACTTCGGTTCTGGGGACGAAAGTACGGTCTGATGACACTTTTGATCCTGCAGATGTTTCCAAACTTCCTGGCTATTGCCGCGATTTACGCAGGGTTGGCGAAGTTAAACCTCATTGACAACTTAGCAGCGTACATTTTTGTACTCCTTGGCAGCAGTGCATTTAACATCTGGTTGCTCAAAGGCTATTTCGACTCGATTCCGAAGGAATTAGACGAAGCGGCAATTATTGACGGAGCAAATACGTGGCAGAGATTTGTGCGAATTATGTTGCCTTTAGCCAAACCTATGATGACAGTAATCTTTCTGTTTACCCTCATGGGAAGCTTTAGTGAATACATGATTGCTGGAACTGTACTTCAATCGCCCCACAACTATACACTCGGTGTGGGGATGTATGGGATGATCAGTCAAAAATTTGCTAAAAGTTGGGGAGAGTTCGCGGCAGCGGCACTTCTGTCAGCAGTTCCGCTGACGGTAATCTTTGGGTTGCTGCAACGCTATGTAGCATCCGGACTGGTAGCGGGATCGGTCAAAGGATAA
- a CDS encoding polysaccharide deacetylase family protein, whose product MSTRTRVLLRSLFGLALATSCTSIPPSPHAYALARLVTPSDNTLRDHLFPVKSRQYYESRGEAVWNVPTKERAVAITFDDGPNPKFTPRVLKLLHKYRAHATFFVIGANVDQHPELVQQEVDEGHEVANHTYNHKNIRTQSQDELEDEIERTQQSIERAAGKRSILFRPPTGYYSSTVIQAAKEQGCLVVIWSWDQDTRDWERETTADSIVQSVLSHLHNGDIILFHDRAGDRSETLRALHRILPELQERGYECLTVSELLRLKNPTQTSPDA is encoded by the coding sequence ATGTCTACACGCACAAGAGTCCTGCTTCGTTCCCTCTTTGGGTTGGCGCTTGCAACAAGTTGCACTTCAATACCCCCGAGTCCCCATGCTTATGCGCTTGCACGGCTTGTGACGCCGTCCGACAACACATTGAGAGACCACCTGTTTCCCGTAAAAAGCCGGCAGTATTATGAGTCCCGAGGTGAAGCCGTGTGGAATGTGCCAACGAAAGAACGCGCCGTAGCCATTACTTTTGACGACGGTCCAAATCCAAAGTTTACTCCGCGTGTTTTAAAACTGTTGCACAAGTACCGTGCACACGCAACATTTTTCGTAATTGGAGCCAACGTGGACCAACACCCTGAACTTGTACAACAGGAAGTTGACGAAGGTCATGAAGTAGCAAATCACACATACAATCACAAAAACATCCGTACGCAAAGCCAAGATGAGTTAGAAGACGAAATTGAACGAACTCAGCAGAGCATTGAACGAGCTGCCGGAAAGCGGAGCATATTATTTCGGCCGCCGACAGGCTACTACAGTTCGACCGTAATTCAGGCAGCCAAGGAGCAAGGTTGTCTTGTCGTCATTTGGTCATGGGATCAGGACACACGCGACTGGGAACGCGAAACCACTGCTGACTCAATTGTACAATCCGTCCTCTCCCACTTGCATAACGGGGATATTATTTTGTTTCACGACCGGGCAGGCGATAGAAGCGAAACACTGCGGGCATTGCACAGAATCCTTCCAGAACTGCAGGAAAGAGGATACGAATGCCTCACTGTGTCGGAATTATTGAGACTGAAAAATCCAACTCAGACCAGTCCGGACGCATGA
- a CDS encoding carbohydrate ABC transporter permease has translation MQAVANGGPKKLPKKRRKIQWISYAYLSPALIGISILSLLPILYTIYIGFTNYDAMHFQHYSFVGLKNFKELLNPDNPLSTLFLPTLLWTIEYAAGVTILNYFVGLFLALLLNNRNMKEAAVYRALLIIPWAVPALISMLAWQGLLNDAYGQINGLLHAFGIPRVPWLQNPFWAKVAIFGVNVWAGFPYMMTVSLGALQAVPHELYEASAIDGANWWRQFRFVTVPEIWKITLPLIIPAFAFNFNNFNAVYLLTNGGPARSNNQFVGHTDILASAAYKMTLNFSRYDLASAISIILFVIVAILSFLQMRYTKAFEEVD, from the coding sequence ATGCAGGCAGTTGCGAACGGCGGGCCAAAGAAGTTGCCTAAAAAGCGTCGCAAGATCCAATGGATCTCATACGCGTACTTGTCGCCGGCACTTATAGGGATTTCTATCCTAAGCTTGCTGCCTATTCTTTACACTATCTATATCGGGTTCACCAACTATGATGCAATGCACTTCCAGCACTACAGTTTTGTGGGCCTTAAAAACTTTAAGGAGCTCCTGAATCCCGACAACCCGTTGTCGACTCTGTTTCTTCCGACACTGCTTTGGACGATTGAGTACGCGGCAGGCGTCACTATTTTGAACTACTTTGTCGGGCTTTTTCTAGCTTTGCTTCTTAACAACAGAAACATGAAAGAAGCAGCAGTTTACCGAGCTCTTTTGATTATCCCTTGGGCAGTGCCCGCGCTTATCAGCATGCTTGCATGGCAGGGACTGTTAAATGACGCATACGGTCAAATCAACGGATTGTTGCATGCTTTTGGTATACCAAGGGTACCTTGGCTTCAGAATCCATTTTGGGCCAAAGTTGCGATTTTCGGTGTCAATGTGTGGGCTGGCTTTCCGTATATGATGACGGTTTCTCTTGGTGCGCTACAAGCTGTCCCACACGAGTTGTACGAAGCCAGTGCTATTGACGGAGCAAACTGGTGGAGACAGTTTCGATTCGTTACCGTACCTGAAATCTGGAAGATCACGCTTCCATTAATTATTCCGGCATTTGCTTTCAATTTTAACAACTTCAACGCGGTATATCTCCTAACCAATGGCGGCCCTGCAAGATCGAATAACCAGTTCGTCGGTCACACGGACATCCTAGCTTCAGCTGCATATAAAATGACGTTGAATTTCAGCAGATACGACTTAGCGTCAGCCATATCTATCATCTTGTTTGTTATCGTTGCAATACTGAGTTTTCTTCAAATGAGGTACACCAAGGCCTTTGAGGAGGTTGATTGA
- a CDS encoding APC family permease has protein sequence MEEQLKKVLRTPEVLFIGMNGVIGGGIFLLPGKVAKIAGPQAVWAYLAAGIIVTLIGLAFAEASSMFQRTGGALVYAEEAMGKTVGFTVGWMAWLTYLVGWAALSNGFVKYLSTLFPGVAPYRALIIFVVVGFLCLLNTYGVKNGSSIITFFSIAKLIPLAVLIFVGVLFAGDPALHLVPAGTGSFGKAVLVLIFAYGGFEMATIPSGEMVNPRKTVAIAVLGTLTGVTFFYMLIQYAAQRLDPNIASAGAPLATAGGAMFAGGLTFMTLGAVISIFGTKSGVALAAPRSIYALSWNGALPSILAKVHPRLKTPYVSIWLTGILVMILAITGSFTHLILLNVAARLYEYLMVCIAVIVLRYRKSDVDRPFTLPFGIFIPTVAAVLCIWLIAQESGKQLVAAVIAFVIGVILYGLTQITTK, from the coding sequence ATGGAAGAACAGCTCAAAAAAGTACTGCGGACACCGGAAGTCTTGTTTATCGGTATGAACGGAGTCATCGGCGGAGGGATTTTTCTGCTTCCTGGAAAAGTGGCCAAAATCGCAGGCCCGCAGGCTGTCTGGGCCTATCTTGCCGCTGGTATCATTGTGACACTGATTGGCTTGGCTTTCGCTGAAGCAAGCAGCATGTTTCAACGTACCGGCGGAGCACTGGTCTATGCAGAAGAAGCCATGGGAAAAACCGTTGGTTTCACAGTGGGCTGGATGGCCTGGCTCACCTATCTTGTGGGTTGGGCAGCTCTTTCCAACGGGTTTGTCAAGTATTTAAGTACACTGTTTCCAGGAGTAGCACCGTACAGAGCACTCATCATTTTTGTCGTTGTAGGATTTCTCTGTCTTTTGAACACGTACGGTGTCAAGAACGGATCGTCTATCATTACATTCTTCTCGATTGCCAAGTTAATTCCGTTAGCTGTACTTATCTTCGTAGGTGTCCTGTTCGCGGGCGATCCCGCTTTACACTTGGTCCCGGCAGGAACGGGCAGCTTTGGCAAAGCAGTGCTGGTCCTTATTTTTGCCTACGGGGGCTTTGAAATGGCCACCATTCCGTCAGGTGAAATGGTGAATCCGCGCAAGACAGTGGCCATAGCGGTGCTGGGCACACTCACAGGCGTTACGTTCTTTTACATGCTCATCCAATATGCGGCACAGCGCCTGGACCCGAATATCGCATCGGCCGGAGCACCTTTGGCCACAGCAGGCGGCGCCATGTTTGCCGGAGGTTTGACATTCATGACCCTGGGAGCCGTCATCTCCATTTTCGGAACAAAAAGCGGTGTTGCCCTTGCGGCCCCCCGCTCTATCTATGCGTTGTCTTGGAATGGAGCTTTACCCTCTATTCTCGCAAAAGTACACCCGCGGCTGAAGACGCCCTATGTGTCTATCTGGCTTACAGGAATTTTGGTCATGATACTTGCCATAACGGGATCGTTCACGCATCTCATTCTATTAAATGTGGCTGCAAGACTCTATGAGTATTTAATGGTATGTATCGCAGTCATTGTGCTCCGCTATCGCAAGAGCGACGTGGACCGTCCCTTCACACTGCCCTTTGGCATCTTCATTCCAACCGTTGCAGCTGTCCTTTGCATCTGGCTGATTGCGCAGGAGTCAGGCAAGCAGTTGGTTGCAGCCGTTATAGCGTTCGTGATTGGGGTAATTTTATACGGATTGACGCAAATCACTACAAAATGA
- a CDS encoding maltose ABC transporter substrate-binding protein codes for MKKRWKSAATGTFAALALAGVVSGCGTANGTSSSGNSTKAASVPKGQTITLWVWEGGPNLKDVTALANAWAKKHGDTVKIVDQHKNPNGFKFYATAARTGKGPDVLYGMPHDNNGLFAQEGLLSPVPKADFDPSKYNASVVHAVTVNGKIYSIPMEVETTAIFYNKKMIKTPPKNWTEFVKDANAHGFMYDQANLYDDYALIGGFGGYVFKSNNGTLDPKDIGLNNAGAVQAFTLMRQMDSKYHWMNPSVTGAVAKSKFIAGKIGMYVSGPWDIPDVKKAGVNFGIAPWPTLPNGKPATPFMGVKTTIVNAKSKHQAADWSLAKALTNKAAQQKLFNDAQQIPALKSLQNSSVVQQSPMFKAFADQTKVAVPMPNIPQMQAAWSAMSVIKNIVNGKVSPQTGANDFVKNIKKGIQVQGS; via the coding sequence ATGAAAAAAAGGTGGAAATCAGCAGCAACAGGAACTTTTGCAGCATTAGCTCTGGCGGGAGTGGTCTCTGGGTGCGGTACCGCAAACGGCACTTCCAGCAGCGGGAATTCAACCAAAGCAGCGTCTGTTCCAAAAGGACAAACGATTACACTGTGGGTATGGGAAGGCGGTCCGAACCTAAAAGACGTTACAGCGCTTGCTAATGCTTGGGCAAAGAAACATGGCGATACTGTAAAGATTGTTGACCAGCACAAGAATCCGAACGGCTTTAAGTTTTATGCGACGGCTGCGAGAACAGGTAAGGGTCCGGACGTTTTATATGGTATGCCGCATGACAATAATGGACTGTTTGCACAGGAAGGTCTTCTATCTCCAGTACCAAAGGCTGATTTTGACCCGAGTAAATACAATGCATCTGTAGTTCATGCCGTTACGGTTAACGGCAAAATATACTCCATCCCAATGGAGGTTGAAACAACAGCAATTTTCTACAACAAGAAAATGATAAAGACACCTCCAAAGAACTGGACTGAATTTGTGAAAGACGCGAACGCCCACGGCTTTATGTACGACCAAGCGAATTTATACGATGACTATGCACTAATTGGCGGATTTGGCGGTTACGTCTTTAAGAGCAATAACGGAACGCTGGATCCCAAGGATATAGGTTTGAATAATGCTGGTGCAGTGCAGGCATTCACCTTGATGCGTCAAATGGACTCCAAGTATCACTGGATGAACCCAAGTGTCACGGGTGCTGTTGCAAAGTCTAAGTTTATCGCAGGTAAAATCGGTATGTATGTCAGCGGCCCTTGGGATATTCCTGATGTGAAAAAAGCAGGTGTGAACTTCGGGATTGCACCTTGGCCGACACTTCCCAACGGCAAACCAGCAACTCCGTTTATGGGTGTCAAGACTACAATTGTCAATGCAAAGAGCAAGCACCAGGCTGCAGATTGGAGTTTGGCAAAAGCTTTGACAAATAAGGCTGCACAGCAGAAATTGTTTAACGATGCTCAACAAATTCCAGCTCTAAAATCATTACAAAACTCATCAGTAGTACAGCAGTCACCGATGTTTAAGGCATTTGCTGACCAGACAAAAGTTGCTGTTCCAATGCCGAACATTCCGCAAATGCAAGCAGCCTGGAGTGCGATGAGTGTTATCAAGAACATTGTTAACGGCAAGGTATCACCACAGACTGGTGCAAATGACTTCGTGAAAAACATTAAAAAGGGTATTCAGGTACAGGGCTCATAA
- a CDS encoding glycoside hydrolase family 13 protein, with translation MDLRVLHQPYEPFAYALNQTTARIVLLVGRGAVHHVELHSGDRYQMKLQSCQSMKYVGEDGTFDVFEADVEIPTSRLKYTFELKHSAEVRMDPQSDSADEDMESLWLGESGLSDNSERAGVFQLPYLCQRDVFDVPEWTANAVCYQIFPERFANGDDALTPDGADDWDADPTQSNMLGGDIPGVREKLNYLADLGVNMIYFTPIFKAQSNHKYDTSDYYEIDPQFGTKDDFRALVEDAHARGIRVVLDAVFNHSGAGFAPFQDVVKNGAASPYWDWFFIHGERLDTENVNYETFSNQLAGMPKLNVAHPEVESYLLDVAAYWIREFDIDGWRLDVANEIDHVFWRKFRTTVKAAKPDALILGEVWHNSLPWLRGDEFDGVMNYLFRDYGLGFLVDKTLTGTEFAQKLVQLLHLYPVQAASAGLNLLGSHDTERVLTHAKSDKDAVLRAFTYQFTYPGIPMVYYGDEIGMEGETDPGCRAGMVWDSTKQNLQLRGAVQKLIQIRRNHPALQTTELQIVAATDTYVEYLRRGHDGTAVHVAFNTGDASCHVSCHGKVLFDSSSVRRSAGAIPGEEADKLSPGACMIWEP, from the coding sequence ATGGATCTAAGGGTACTCCATCAACCCTATGAGCCTTTCGCATATGCTTTAAATCAAACGACAGCTCGTATCGTCCTATTGGTTGGACGGGGAGCTGTTCATCATGTTGAGCTCCATTCTGGAGACCGTTACCAAATGAAACTGCAATCATGCCAGAGTATGAAGTATGTCGGTGAAGACGGTACATTTGATGTGTTCGAAGCCGACGTGGAGATTCCGACCAGCCGATTGAAATACACGTTTGAACTGAAACACAGCGCAGAAGTTCGTATGGACCCTCAGAGTGACTCCGCAGATGAAGATATGGAAAGTCTTTGGTTGGGCGAGTCAGGGCTCAGTGACAACTCTGAACGTGCAGGTGTGTTTCAACTGCCGTATCTGTGCCAACGGGATGTTTTTGATGTCCCCGAATGGACAGCGAATGCCGTGTGCTATCAGATCTTCCCGGAGCGATTTGCCAATGGCGACGACGCTTTGACCCCGGACGGCGCAGACGACTGGGACGCTGATCCCACCCAGAGCAACATGCTTGGCGGAGATATTCCGGGTGTGCGTGAAAAACTGAATTACCTGGCCGACCTAGGTGTCAACATGATTTACTTTACACCTATTTTCAAAGCGCAGTCCAACCACAAGTATGATACGTCCGACTACTATGAAATTGACCCTCAGTTTGGTACAAAAGACGATTTTCGTGCCTTGGTTGAGGACGCGCATGCACGCGGAATCCGGGTTGTGCTGGATGCTGTGTTTAACCACAGCGGCGCGGGTTTTGCACCGTTTCAGGATGTGGTGAAAAACGGTGCAGCATCCCCGTACTGGGACTGGTTCTTTATTCATGGAGAGCGTCTTGACACGGAGAACGTCAACTATGAAACGTTCTCCAATCAGTTGGCAGGAATGCCTAAATTAAATGTAGCTCATCCTGAGGTTGAGTCGTACCTGCTGGATGTGGCTGCCTACTGGATTCGGGAATTCGATATTGACGGCTGGCGTTTGGATGTGGCGAACGAAATTGATCACGTTTTCTGGCGCAAGTTCCGCACCACCGTGAAAGCCGCTAAGCCTGATGCACTGATTCTCGGCGAAGTCTGGCATAATAGTCTACCGTGGCTGCGAGGCGATGAGTTTGACGGCGTCATGAACTACTTATTCCGTGATTATGGCTTAGGGTTCCTGGTAGATAAGACTTTGACAGGAACTGAATTTGCACAGAAGCTTGTGCAACTGTTGCATTTGTACCCGGTACAAGCTGCGTCGGCCGGACTCAACCTGCTTGGCAGTCATGATACAGAGCGGGTACTGACACATGCCAAAAGCGACAAGGACGCAGTCCTTCGGGCATTCACTTACCAATTCACCTACCCAGGTATTCCCATGGTTTATTATGGTGATGAGATAGGGATGGAAGGAGAAACAGACCCAGGCTGTCGAGCCGGCATGGTTTGGGACAGCACGAAACAGAACCTCCAACTTCGCGGCGCGGTGCAGAAACTGATTCAAATAAGGCGGAATCACCCCGCGCTGCAAACGACTGAGTTGCAAATTGTCGCAGCGACAGATACTTACGTGGAATATCTGCGCAGAGGTCACGACGGAACAGCGGTTCACGTGGCCTTTAACACCGGTGATGCAAGTTGTCATGTCAGTTGCCACGGGAAGGTTTTGTTCGACAGTTCATCCGTTAGACGTTCCGCAGGTGCCATCCCCGGAGAAGAAGCTGATAAGCTTAGTCCGGGAGCTTGCATGATATGGGAACCATAG